GCCTGCGGGTGCTCGTCGTCGACGACGACGACGACAACCGCACCCTCCTGCTCGAGCAGCTCGCGTGGTGGGACGTCGACGCGCAGGCGGTGCCGGCCGACGTGGGGTCCGACGTGGGGTCCGAGGTGGGGTCCGACGCGTCCTACGACGCGGTGCTGCTGGGGTCCGACCTGGCCGAGCCGACCGGGCACGCGCTCGCCGAGGCGGTCCGCCGCGGACACCATCCCGCCGGCCTTCCGGTCGTCCTCGTCACGTCGTCGTACGTCGCCGTCGACGACGAGCTGCGCCGCGCCGGCGTGGTGGCCTGCCTGGCCAGGCCGGTCTCCTCCGCGACCTTGCGCGACGCCCTGCTGCTCGTGCTCTCCGGCGAGCAGATCGTCGAGCTCGGAGCCGGTCTGTCGTCCACCGAGGTCGCGGGGGCCGGCGACCGCGGGCACGTCCTGGTCGTCGAGGACAACCACATCAACCAGCTCGTCGCCCGGGGCTTCCTCGAGGCGCAGGGGTTCGCCGTGATCACCGCCGACGACGGCCGCGCGGCGCTCGCGCTGCTCGAGCACCAGGAGGTCGACGTCGTCCTGATGGACGTGCAGATGCCGGGACTCGACGGCTACGAGACCACCCAGGCGCTGCGCCGCTGGGAGGCCGCCACCCACCGCGAGCGGCTGCCGGTGATCGCCCTCACCGCCGCGGCCGTCAGCGGCGAGCGTGAGCGCTGCCTGGCCGCCGGCATGGACGACTTCCTCACCAAGCCGGTGTCGTCGGCGGCGCTGCGCTCGGCGCTCACGCGCTGGGTCGGTCCCGACCTCGTACGACGGCCCGGCGGCCGCCCCGGAGGCCGCCCCCGGGCGCGGGGGCCGCTCAGTCCCCACCTCGACCTGGACCGGCTGGCCGAGCTCCTCGAGATGGGACCCGGCGCCGACGCCTACCTCGACCGCGCCATCGACAACTTCCTACGACGCCGACCCGACGTCATCGCGGGGCTCACGCGCGCTGTGGAGCAGGACGACGCGACGGCACTGCGCGCGGCCGCCCACTCCCTCAAGGGCAGCGCCAGCAACCTGGGCCTGCCGACGGTCGCCGCGATCGCCGGGCGGCTCGAGGGCCTCGGTGACCAGGGCACCACCCAGGGCGCGATGACCGCGGTCGCCGAGCTGGCCGCCGCACTGGCCGAGGCCGCGACGGTGCTGGTCGACTACCGGGCGTGGCGCGAGCAGACCGCCGACACGGCGCTCTGACCGCGACGTCGGCGTGCTGTCGTCGACTCGGCGGGTCGGCGCAGTTCGGCAGGCGGGCCTGCCCCTCTCAGATCGTGGCCAGGCTCGGTCGCTTGGGCGTGACACCGTCGCCGGTCGAGCGACCGGTGACCCGGCGCAGCAGCCACGGGCCGACGAAGGTCCTGGTCCACTCGAGCTGCGCCCGCAGACCGTCACCGCCCGCCGTCGTCTCGGGCAGGTCCCACGCCTCGACGTCGTGGACCACGTCCAGGGTGTCCAGCACGTGCATCGCGGCCCGGTGGTGCCCGAGGGGTGAGAGGTGGACCCGGTCGGCATCCCAGTAGCGCGGGTCCCGGGCCTCCCGGAGCCGCCAGTTGTCGACCAGCACCGCGTCGTGGGTGTCGACGACCTCGCGCAGGAGCTCGTTGAAGATCGCGATCCGTCCCCGCAGCGCACGGAACGGGCCGGAGGCCGCGGCACCGTGGGTGAAGAGCACCACCCGCGCCCCGCCCGCCGTCGCCCGAGCGACGGCCGCGTCGATCGCCTCGACGAGGGCATCGATGTCGACGGTCGCCCGGAGCAGGTCGTTGCCGGCGCCCTGGATCGTGAGCAGGTCCGGGTCGAGGGCCAGTGCCGGGTCGAGCTGCTCGTCGAGGATCTCGCCGACCCGACGCCCCCGGATCGCGAAGTTGGCGTAGCCGAAGTCCGCGCTCCGGGTCGCCAGCACCTCGGCGACCCGGTCCGCCCACCCCCTCAGCCCGTTGGGCCGGGTCGGGTCGGGGTCGCCGACACCCTCGGTCCACGAGTCTCCGATCGCCACGAATCGGCGGTAGGTCGGGCTCAGCGCCACCTCCGTCGGATCCGTCGGATCCGTCACCTGGGGTGCCGTGGCATCGACTCGGGTCACGCGCCGATCCTGCCACGCGGCCCGGCGCTCGGAGCAGGTCGGTGATGGTCCTGAGGCCTGCGTCATACCGGACGCCCGGGAGCATGCCGCCGTCGATCTCGATCGTGTTGGTAGCCTGCGCGAGCCAGTCGACCTCTCACCACGAGGGGTCAGGGAACCCGGTGGGAGTCCGGGACTGACGCGCAGCGGTATGGGTGACGGGCGGAGCACGTCGGGCGGGAGACCGCCGGACAGTCACTGGGTCGACAGACCCGGGAAGGCGCTCCGTGCCGGTCGATCCCGAGTCCGAAGACCTGCTGGCCCTCGCGACGTACGCCGTGAGGTCACGAAGGACGACGCGGACAGTCCCTGACCCACCGAGGACCTCGTGCCACCCGCCACCCCCTCCGGGCCCGCCTCCCCCCGTACCCGACGCGACCTGTGCCCCGGCGTGCTGCGCCCGTGGCCGGCCGACGACGGCGCCCTCGTCCGGCTCCGCCTGGTGGGCGGGCGCCTCCCCGGCGCCCGGCTGGCCGCGATCGGCGAGGTCGCCCGCCGCCACGGCGACGGCGACGTCCACCTGACCGGGCGGGCCAACCTGCAGCTGCGGGCGCTGCCCCTGGACGCCGACGGCGCCGCGCTGCGCCCCGACGTGGTCGAGGCCATCGCCGACACCGGGCTGCTGCCGACCCGCTCCCACGACATGGTGCGCAACGTGATGGTGTCCCCCTCGTCCGGTCTGGCCGGCGGTCGCGCCGACCTGCGGCGCGTCGCGGCGCACCTGGAGTCCCTGCTCGTCACCGACGAGACGCTCGCCGACCTGCCCGGGCGCTTCCTGTTCGTCCTCGACGACGGGCGCGGCGACCTGCTCCGCGACTGCGATCTCGGCCTGGTCGTCCTCGACGACGAGACCGCTCAGCTGCGGGTCGGTACGGCGTGGGGGCCCGTGGTCCCCCTCGCCGAGGCCGCCGGGGCCCTGCACGCCCTGGCCCGCGCCTTCGCCGCCGCCCGTGGCGAGGGCCCGACCGCGGCCTGGCACGTCGACGAGCTCGGCGTACCCCTGGTGGCGGCGCAGCCACCGGACCCGCGGCTGCCCGACCCGGCCCCGCCGCTGCCCTACGGACCGGTCCCCGGCGGCACCCACGTGGCCGCCCCGGACGGCGTCCTGTCCCCCGCCCTGGTCGCCGACCTCGCGGCCCGCGCGGCCCGAGGACCTGCCGACCTCGTCGTGACGCCGTGGCGCGGGGTGCTCGTCCCGTGAGCGCGCTGCAGCCGCCGCCGCGGCGCTACCCCTACGTCGCCGACGGCCCCGCCATCTACGTCGACTCCTTCGCCACGATCCGTGCCGAGGCCGACCTGTCGGGCCTGCCCGCGGGCGCCGAGAAGGTCGCCGTCCGGATGATCCACGGCAGCGGCCAGGTCGACCTGGTGCGCGACCTCGTCGTGCACCCCGACCTCGTCGACTCGGCGCGGACCGCGCTGGCCCTCGGCGCCCCGATCATCACCGACGCCCGGATGGTCGCCATGGGCGTCACCGCCGGGCGACTCCCGGCCGGCAACGAGGTCCACTGCTTCCTCACCGACGAGCGGGTGCCCGGGCTCGCGGCGGCGTGGAGCACGACCCGGACCGCGGCGGCCGTCTCGCTCTGGGAGCCCCTCCTCGAGGGTGCCGTCGTCGCCATCGGCAACGCTCCGACCGCCCTCTTCCACCTCCTCGAGATGCTCCTCGCCGGCGCACCCCGTCCGGCCGCGATCATCGGGTGCCCGGTCGGCTTCATCGGTGCCGCGGAGTCCAAGGACGCACTCGCGTCGTTCGCCGACGACCACGGCATCGACGTCCCGTTCGTCACCGTGCGCGGGCGACGCGGCGGGTCGGCGATGGCCTCGTCGGCCGTCAACGCCCTGGCCCAGGAGGCCGAGTGAGCAGCGGCGCGACCGGACGCTTCGCCTGCGTGGGCCTCGGCCCGGGCGACCCGGAGCTGATCACCCTCAAGGCGGCGCGGCTGATCGGGGCCGCCGACGTGGTCGCCTTCCACGCCGGCGTGCGCAAGCAGTCGCACGCCCGACGCATCGCCGCCGGCCTGTTCCCCGACCCGGTGATCGAGGAGGAGCTGCGCTACCCGGTGACCACCGGCAGCACCGACCACCCCGGCGGCTACGCCGGCGCCATGGCCGACTTCTACGAGCGGTCGGCGGAGCGGTTGGCCGCCCACCTCGAGGCCGGGCGCCACGTCGTGCTGCTCGCCGAGGGCGACCCGCTCTTCTACGGCTCGTCGATGTACATGCACGACCGCCTCGCCGAGCGGTTCGAGACCGAGGTCGTGCCGGGGGTCCCGGCCTTCGCCGCGGCCACCGCGGCCGCCGCGCTGCCGCTGGTGCGTCGTACCGACGTGCTCACGGTGCTGCCCGGCACGCTCCCCGAGGCCGAGCTCGCGCGGCGCCTGGCCGACACCGACGGGGCGGTCATCATGAAGCTGGGCCGCACCTTCCCCGCCGTACGACGTGCCCTGGCCGCGGCCGGACGACTCGATGACGCGGTCTACGTCGAGCGCGCGTCGCAGGAGGGCGAGCGCCGGCTCCCGGCGGCCGACGTCGATGCCGACTCGGTGCCCTACTTCTCGCTGATCGTGGTGCCCGGCGACTCCCGGCGCGCTCCTGCGGCCGAGGCGGACCCGCCCGCGGTCGAGGCGGTCGAGGCGGTCGCGGTAGGCGAGGTGCTGGTCGTCGGTCTCGGCCCCGGCCCGGACCGCTGGCTGACCCCCGAGGTCGACGAGGTGCTCGCCGAGGTCGACCACGTCGTCGGCTACGCGCCGTACGTCAACCGGGTGCCGCAGCGCGCCGGGCTGACCCGGCACGCCTCCGGCAACTCGGTCGAGGTCGACCGGGCCCGGCACGCCCTCGCGTTGGCCGCCGCCGGTGGTCGCGTGGCCGTCGTCTCCGGCGGCGACGCCGGGGTGTTCGGGATGGCGTCGGCCGTGCACGAGGTGGCCGACGAGTTCCCCGGGGTCCCGGTGCGGGTGCTGCCGGGCGTGAGCGCGGTGCAGGCCGTCGCCGCACGCGCAGGCGCCCCGATCGGCGGCGACTTCGCGGTCGTGAGCCTGTCCGACCGCCTCAAGCCCTGGACCGTGATCGAGCAGCGGCTGCGCGCGATCGCCGAGGCCGACCTGGTGCTCGCGATCTACAACCCGGCGTCGCGCTCGCGCACCGAGCAGGTCGTGCTGGCCCAGAAGCTGCTGCTCGAGGTGCTGCCCGCCGACCGCCCGGTCGTCGTCGGACGCGACGTGGGCCGGGCCGAGGAGTCCCTGACCGTGACCACGCTCGCCGACCTCGACGCCGCGTCGATCGACATGAAGTGCCTGCTGATCGTGGGGTCCTCGGGCACCACGGTCAGCGCGAGCGGCGCGGTGTGGACGAGCCGGTCCGTGCCGGGCTGAGGTCGCGTCGTCCCGCCGGCGAGCCAACCTCGTGGCCCCTATGCTGCCCCTTCCCGACCTTCGGGGGCACGACCGACGACGGGTGGCCGCATGGGTCTCTTCAAGGTGAGCAGGACTCCGCAGGCGCAGGCCGAGCGAGACGTGAGGATCGGGGCGCGGACCGGCCACCAGAGCCTGCCGGAGCTCACGGACCAGCTGCACGCAGCCGGGGATCTCGGCCTCGACCTGGACGAGGCCATGCGCAGCCCCGCCCAACGCCAGAAGGTCGACATCACCGCGTTGCTCAAGGCGCTGAACGTCGCCAACGAGACCGCCGAGCGTGCGCTGGCGGAGGTCATCACGCTGCGCAAGGAGCTCGAGGGCAGCTGACGTCCCTCCGCCTCAGCCCAGGTCGGCGATGAACGTCCCGTCGTAGTCGACCTCGACGGTGGCTTCGTGGCCTCCGACGTCGGCGCAGTCCCACGGCGGGGCGACGACGCCGTTGTCCAACCGAGGGTCGATGACCGGCGCATAGGTGCACCCCCAGCGGGCCCTGAGTCTCCGGGCGACCGTGGCGCGGTCGGCACTCGTGGTCGTCGTGACGGAGGGCCAGGGCTGCTTGTCGCAGTAGCCCGT
The Nocardioides plantarum genome window above contains:
- a CDS encoding precorrin-2 C(20)-methyltransferase; its protein translation is MSSGATGRFACVGLGPGDPELITLKAARLIGAADVVAFHAGVRKQSHARRIAAGLFPDPVIEEELRYPVTTGSTDHPGGYAGAMADFYERSAERLAAHLEAGRHVVLLAEGDPLFYGSSMYMHDRLAERFETEVVPGVPAFAAATAAAALPLVRRTDVLTVLPGTLPEAELARRLADTDGAVIMKLGRTFPAVRRALAAAGRLDDAVYVERASQEGERRLPAADVDADSVPYFSLIVVPGDSRRAPAAEADPPAVEAVEAVAVGEVLVVGLGPGPDRWLTPEVDEVLAEVDHVVGYAPYVNRVPQRAGLTRHASGNSVEVDRARHALALAAAGGRVAVVSGGDAGVFGMASAVHEVADEFPGVPVRVLPGVSAVQAVAARAGAPIGGDFAVVSLSDRLKPWTVIEQRLRAIAEADLVLAIYNPASRSRTEQVVLAQKLLLEVLPADRPVVVGRDVGRAEESLTVTTLADLDAASIDMKCLLIVGSSGTTVSASGAVWTSRSVPG
- a CDS encoding nitrite reductase, with protein sequence MPPATPSGPASPRTRRDLCPGVLRPWPADDGALVRLRLVGGRLPGARLAAIGEVARRHGDGDVHLTGRANLQLRALPLDADGAALRPDVVEAIADTGLLPTRSHDMVRNVMVSPSSGLAGGRADLRRVAAHLESLLVTDETLADLPGRFLFVLDDGRGDLLRDCDLGLVVLDDETAQLRVGTAWGPVVPLAEAAGALHALARAFAAARGEGPTAAWHVDELGVPLVAAQPPDPRLPDPAPPLPYGPVPGGTHVAAPDGVLSPALVADLAARAARGPADLVVTPWRGVLVP
- a CDS encoding SGNH/GDSL hydrolase family protein, which produces MAIGDSWTEGVGDPDPTRPNGLRGWADRVAEVLATRSADFGYANFAIRGRRVGEILDEQLDPALALDPDLLTIQGAGNDLLRATVDIDALVEAIDAAVARATAGGARVVLFTHGAAASGPFRALRGRIAIFNELLREVVDTHDAVLVDNWRLREARDPRYWDADRVHLSPLGHHRAAMHVLDTLDVVHDVEAWDLPETTAGGDGLRAQLEWTRTFVGPWLLRRVTGRSTGDGVTPKRPSLATI
- a CDS encoding precorrin-8X methylmutase produces the protein MSALQPPPRRYPYVADGPAIYVDSFATIRAEADLSGLPAGAEKVAVRMIHGSGQVDLVRDLVVHPDLVDSARTALALGAPIITDARMVAMGVTAGRLPAGNEVHCFLTDERVPGLAAAWSTTRTAAAVSLWEPLLEGAVVAIGNAPTALFHLLEMLLAGAPRPAAIIGCPVGFIGAAESKDALASFADDHGIDVPFVTVRGRRGGSAMASSAVNALAQEAE